From the Synergistetes bacterium HGW-Synergistetes-1 genome, the window GTCTCCCCTGCTGCAACAGCGTCCATCCAGTGCCTCAGCGGATCATCCGAGTCCACTTTAAGCAGCAGATTTTTTTCGCATGTAAGGTCAAGAGTATTGATACCGAGTGTGTAGCGGTCTGTTATCTTTCTCGCTGTGTCCCTGATATCCGCGTCTTCTTCCCTGATTCCGACGTGCTTCGTGTATTTATCTGCAGCATATACGAACCAGAGGCCATTGTCAGCGGCTTCAAATACGCATTTTTTGTCGGGAGCTATGCGCTCAGGCATTACCCAGTCATTTTCTTTGCAAATATCTGCCCAGATACGGAGGGCTCTCGCAGCGATCTTTTCCCTTCCTGTGGCAAGGGTAAGTCCCGGCAGAGATACAAAGGTATCTCTTGCCTTGAACTCCACTGATGGATAGCCGGTATAGACAGGGGAAACAGGATCGTCCCTGTCATCTATGAGGTGGTATGAAGCAGCGATCATGTCTTGTTCAGCGCTGCTGAGAGCAGGAAGGTTGGCCTGTTCCAGTATGTTTTCAAATCTTTCGGAGCACTCTGTTTCAATAGAGATTATCTCTTCTATAGACATCGTTATCGGTTCATCGGAGAGGATCACATAGAGCACGTCTCCCTCAGCTATGTCATTGCTTACATAGCCAGGAGACCAGAGATGATCGACTGATGGTGTTTCTGGAATGTCGTCTTGCTCGTATATAAGATTTTCGTACCATAGAGGCTTTGCTGCCCATGTACCTGACGTTGCTTTGAAATAGCTTTTATGTCCTTTGCCCTCAACACCTATTGTGGAGTTTTCCCTGTAAAAGAGGTCAAATTCCCCCTTGCCGGGTTCCGGGCATACTTCAGAATTGATCCTATGTGCAAACAGCGGACGAAGGTCTATGCGAATTTTATCCGGAGCAGCCAGGAGTTCGTACTTGACTATCGTACATGCTTTCCCCTGAGGCATGAAAATTGATTTTTTGAGGAGGATGCTGTGTATTACAAACAGCATGCTTGGAAATGGGTTGCCTTGATATTCCTGAAGGTATCTGTATCCGTCCGGATAGACAAGGTCTTTGTATCGGTTTGTGGAAAGCTGGTACTTTTTCTTTTCGTGGAAGATCGTCTCTTCGATCTTGCTTACCAGCACAGAGTGCTGCGTTTTTCCCTCCGGGCGGACCACAAGGAGCCCGTGCTCTCTTCTTGTGTTTGCTCCAATGACCGTCGAGAATCCATAACCTCCGCGGCCGTTTGAAACAAGATACTCCCTGCCCGCCCCTTTATCATAGGTGTTAACGTCTGCCTTTCCCAAATACATGGGCACCATCCCCCTTCAACAGCTTATGCAGTATATTTTCACACTTCCTCCACCTATATTCTACCGTACTTTTGCTAATAGGTCTCGGTAGATTTTGTCCAAGTTCTTTTAAAGAAATGCTCGGATTTTTTTTCCTTGCAAACACAAGTTCCCTAAGCTCATCAGGAAGTTCTTCCAGAATGCCTGCCTCTTCCATCTCTCTTATCAATTTCATTTGTCTTTCCGCCGCTTCAAGTGTTTTATTGATATTGGCAGAGTCACAGTTTACAAGCTTATTGGCGCGGCTTCTCATTGATCTGTATATTGCCGTCTCCTCAAGAGCCAGGACTGTCTTTACAAATCCCATTCTTGAAAGAAAGGTCACGATTTGCTGCTGATCTCTCAGCATAAGCTCACGCATCTGGCTTTTTTTCCTTATCCCTACGCTGAAATCGGCTGATTTCAGTATACTCTGGAGTCTCTCCGCGCTTCCGTTTCGTACCGGAGGCCTGAGGACGAGGTGATAGCCTGTTTTGGGCACATAAAGAGCACCGCAGCTGCCCCACATCCCCCTGACCCAGTTCCAGTTTCTCTTTTTACGGGATGATATTGAGATCCTGCCAAATATCTTTTCGGCAAGTTCCACATTGAGCGAGAAACGAAGCCTGCTCTTCTGCTGTTCGCCATAGATTATCCTAATCGTCTCAATGTTCTGGTATTCTGAATCTGCCCATAGCTTCAAAAGTCTTCTTAAAGCAAAAATCCTTCCTGAAGTAAACTCATATTCACTTCCGGTTTTCCTGCAGTTCGAACCATCCAGGATACCGGCT encodes:
- the whiA gene encoding DNA-binding protein WhiA yields the protein MEHLSYKIWDEWTAFPIIPPVEDEIAGILDGSNCRKTGSEYEFTSGRIFALRRLLKLWADSEYQNIETIRIIYGEQQKSRLRFSLNVELAEKIFGRISISSRKKRNWNWVRGMWGSCGALYVPKTGYHLVLRPPVRNGSAERLQSILKSADFSVGIRKKSQMRELMLRDQQQIVTFLSRMGFVKTVLALEETAIYRSMRSRANKLVNCDSANINKTLEAAERQMKLIREMEEAGILEELPDELRELVFARKKNPSISLKELGQNLPRPISKSTVEYRWRKCENILHKLLKGDGAHVFGKGRR
- a CDS encoding amylo-alpha-1,6-glucosidase, whose product is MYLGKADVNTYDKGAGREYLVSNGRGGYGFSTVIGANTRREHGLLVVRPEGKTQHSVLVSKIEETIFHEKKKYQLSTNRYKDLVYPDGYRYLQEYQGNPFPSMLFVIHSILLKKSIFMPQGKACTIVKYELLAAPDKIRIDLRPLFAHRINSEVCPEPGKGEFDLFYRENSTIGVEGKGHKSYFKATSGTWAAKPLWYENLIYEQDDIPETPSVDHLWSPGYVSNDIAEGDVLYVILSDEPITMSIEEIISIETECSERFENILEQANLPALSSAEQDMIAASYHLIDDRDDPVSPVYTGYPSVEFKARDTFVSLPGLTLATGREKIAARALRIWADICKENDWVMPERIAPDKKCVFEAADNGLWFVYAADKYTKHVGIREEDADIRDTARKITDRYTLGINTLDLTCEKNLLLKVDSDDPLRHWMDAVAAGETVVHRRGYLVEVNALWYNALKVSEKFAEADNDIHAKEKYAEMAEKCADSFREIFWNNERKCLYDWIDPAVSAKDTAIRPNQILAASLSYSPLTDDMARGVIRICWDELYTTYGLRTLDPRQDKFKGRSEGRLDQRMKARFRGMAWPWLLGEFISAFLKYNPTRTDLGWIFMRPFNSHLRHRCLGGIAECFDGMMPYKPHGDVLSAMALGELLRVLHENLQFDE